TCTTAGCCATCTAGCTATCTCGCTATCTAGCCGTCTAGCCATCCAGCCATCCAGCAATCTCGCCATCTCAATCGGATGAGATTGCCACGCTCGCTTACGCTCACTCGCACTGACAGAAGATAATCCACATACACTTGCAACCATATCTGAGAATTAGTATATTTAAGTTGCATTAACTATTGAGGTCGAAATGCCTGTTGTAACAGTTAAAAAGCCTTTAAGAGAAAAACTCGGGGATGACGGCATAGAAGCTTTAGTCGAACTTATAAACGAAGCACAGAAAGAAACTAAAAACAACGTAATCCAATTCGTCGAAGAAAAATTCGAAAAAAGACTCTCCGAAGAATTGGCTAAGGTAAGAGTTGAACTTACAGGAAGAATCGAAGGAGTAAGAACTGAACTGAAATCCGAAATCGAAAGCCTGAGAAGCGAAATGAAATCCGAAATCGAAAACCTGAGAAGTGAAATGAAATCTGAAATCGAAGGACTAAGAACCAACGATGAAAGGATAAAAACTGAGCTTATCGAAAGAATAGAGAAAAAACATTCAGACACTGTTAAATGGATGTTTATCTTCTGGGTTGGGCAGATTGGTGCTATCCTAGGGATACTCTTTGCCTTCTTTAAAGGTTAATTCAAGAGTTAAAAAGTTCAACGTTCGACGTTCAACGTTATAGGGTTCAACGTTTGAGAGTTCAATGTTGCCTTCCCACAAATGCGGAACATAGAACTTTGAACTCTACCATATCCCGTTCGCAATGACATCAACCTGTCGTTGCTAGGAGTCCCAACTGGACGACGAAGCAATCTACAATGCTAAACACTTGATGGCTCAAATGTTCACTACATCGACCATGCAAAGTAGATTGCCACGCTCACTTACGTTCGCTTGCAATGACATGTTTGCAAGCATATATATAATCTTCGTAATAACAAAAAACATTAAAAACTTTATAAGTTACTACTTTTTTACCGTACAACAAACCCAATCATGTCTAAATAATCATTTACCGTTAATATTAATAATTTTCTCTTTGCAGGATATTTCTCAAAAAAATCCTTCTGTTTATCTTCCATATTTCTTCCATATTTTACTTCCAGTATGGTATCATCCCAGTAAAAATCAATCTCAATTCCATCCTGATATATGTAAAAAGGTTGTTTTTCTTTAATTGACAGATATACAAGATTTTCAAAAATCGCTCCTTTATCCCTGAATCCATTAAAAAGATTTCTAATACCAACATCAGCCGCATAAATCTTCCGGGGAGATTTAATTCTTTCATTTAATTTACCTTTACGTTCGACAAGATGTATCAGGTAAGTCTTGCGAAAGTACTCAAGATACCTCCTTGCTGTATCCGGAGAAATATCAAGAATCCTTGCAATCTTATTAATACTTACCAGTTTCCCGACTCTTTCCATAATCAACCTGCAAAAATCTTTTACCATACCTACATCTCGAATTCCAAATGCAGAGACTATGTCCTTATAAATAACACTCTCAATTAAGTTATCAAGATAATTGATATCACCTGTTAAAACATACTCAGGGATTCCACCATTTTTCATATATTCTTCAAAATACGACTCCAGCAGATAGGTTTGTGATCTTTTAATGGTTATACTTTTAAATTGCAAATACTCACGAAAATCAAGGGGCATGATTTCTATTAGTCGTGCTCTTCCTGTCAACATAGCTCTGGTATCATTTAGTATTGTCGCCGAAGAGGAAGAGGCAAAAATCTTTACATTTTCCGAATCATAAAGATTTTTTAATTCCTGATGGATATTTGTTCGACACCCTGCCTCATCAAAAAAAACGTACACCTTTTGCTCAAGTGGAATTTTGAAAATCTTACGATACTCCCTCAATATTTCCATAGTGGAAAACGGTTCTAAGGGGATTGAATCCAAGGAAACGTAGAGGATGTGCTCAGGTTTAACATCTTTAAGTAATCTAGAAATCATAAGTTTCATAATAGAGGTTTTGCCGACTTTTCTTAATCCTGTTATCAGGATTATATCTCTATTCTTCAAATCACTTTCTAAATAGCGAATATATTTTTCTCTTGGAATAAGAGATAGTGAATATTCACCCTCCCACCATGGATTATATTTGAACAACTCCTCTGATATGTTAATCATTTTATACGACAAACTCGCTCATATCGTATAAATATCGACAATATTATACGATGTATTCGTATATATATCAACAAATTTTTGTTAGCCTGATAGCCTGACAGCCAGTTGGCCAGTTAGCTTGTTATCCTGACAGCTAGTTAGCTCGATAGCTTGATAGCTTGACAGCCAGTTAGACCATTTACCTCTCAGCCATCCAGCTATTTCGCAATCTATCTATCTAGCCATCCAGCCATCTCGCCATCTCAAACAGATGAGATTGCCACGCTCGCTTATGCTCGCTCGCAATGACTGTATCACGTCGTTGCGAGGAGTCCCATAGTGACAACGAAGCAATCTACAATGCTAAATGCTCGATGATTCAAATATTTACCATCTTGTCCATGCAAAAGAGATTGCCACGCTCGCTTACGCTCGCTCGCAATGACAGAAGGGCTTACCTGCGAACAACAAAGCAACCTTTATCAACGAAAAATAAAAAAGCCCCGAAAAGGGGCGACCCAGCAGCGTGTTAGCTTGTTAGCCTGTTGGCTTGATAGCCAGTTAGCTTGATAGCTCGTTAGCTTGTTAGCTTGTTAGCCAGTTAGCTTGACAGCCTGTTAGACCATTTACCTCTTAGCCATCTCGCTATCTAGCTATCTAGCCATCTAGCCACCCAGCCTCTTTCACCCTCTTATAGAAACTCCACAACCTCTTACTCAACTCATTCTTAAGAAATTCAAGCTCCTTAAAATCACTATTTTTAATGTAACCAAGCCTAAGGGAAAAATCTATAAGGTACTCTGCCTCAGCTAATGAACCGATTGCTATATTTACAAATCTCGCAAGCTCCCTATCACCCTTCCTTGAATAACCTTCAACAATATTTAATGGAACCGATAATGCCGCTCTTCTCAATTGAGATGTAATCCCAAAAATTTCATGCTTTGGAAATAACCTGGTTATACTGTACACTTCAAAAGCAAACTTATCAGCTAACTCCCAGACTTTAAGACTTTTATAGTTCATTTTGGCCTATTGGCTTGTTAGCCAGTTAGCCTGTTAGCTTGATAGCTTGTTGGCCAGTTAGCTTGACAGCCTGTTAGCTGGTTAGCTCGATAGCTAGTTAGCTTAATAGCCTATTAGACTACCTCTTACCTCTTAGCCACCCAGCTATTTAGCCATCAAGCCATCTCGCTATCTCGCTATCTAGCCGTCTAGCTATCCAGCTATCCAGCCATTTCGCCATCTAGCCATCCAGCCACATTCAGTACGCATTCGGTACGCGGAAGGTTATCATCTGTAAAACGGTCTTGCCTATTATTTTCAGGTCAAGCAGGAAACTCCAGTTCTCGATATACCAGATGTCAAGCTCTGTGCGCTTTTTCATCAGCTTAAGGCTCTTAGCACTTCCACGGCACCCCACAAAGCTCACATCCACAACCCATATCGGCATCTACTACATCAATTTTTCTTTTATATACTCCTTTATAGCATGATTTATAATCAAGTGGCTATCTTCTATTCTCTCCATAGATTCAGAGGGAACAATGACAACAATATCAGCAATCTCTGCGAGTTTTCCTCCTTCCATACCATTATAATTTCCTGTCATTCCAACAGTTACACATCCTCTAGATTTCGCAAACTCAATAGCTCTTAGCACATTGGCAGAATTTCCAGAACCGCTATACGCTATAACAACGTCACCTTCATCGAGATAGGTCTCCAACTGGGCAACAAAAATATTATCATAGCTGGTATCATTAGCCCATGCTGTTACAAGAGTCGAATTGTCCGTCAGACACAAAGTCCTGACCCCTAACTCTTTACACCAATCACCCGCAGAATGCGATGGAGTTGCCGCACTTCCACCGTTACCAATCAGGAAAACTTTCTTACCCTTCCTCTTTGCCTCACAGATCAACTCTGCAATGCTAATCAGTACATTACTGTCTACTCCATCAAGTTCTCTACACAGGTTCTGAAAATAATCTTTAAAGAAATTTATCATTGATCTCGCATCTTTTTCAAAAAATGTCACTTCCAATAGTTACGCTTTATATTAAATATGATCTTACTCCCATCTGGTTCAAGCATAAAAGGTAGTTCACGATATTCTTTTAATGCTTTTCTTACCGAATTCTGCTTCTCCCTGGGCACATACAGCATCAGGAAGCCACCTCCTCCTGCTCCGCAAACCTTACCTCCCAAAGCGCCAGCGTTAATAGCTTTCATATACATATCATTTATAGTCTCATTACTTATTTTATTATCAAGTTTCTGCTTCAGTAACCATGCTTCATGCAAAATTTGGCCGGCTCTATCGAAACTATAACCATTCTCGAGTACGGCTTTAAACTCATCGACCTGATCTCTCATACGTCGAAGGATATCAAAATTTTTCCTTGTATTCTTCTTCTGGTCTTTCAAGATAAAAGATGATTTCCTCGTCATGTTTGTAAAAAATAAGAGAATATTCGATCCAAATACTCTTCGATCACCATTGGATATATTTACATTTTTGACAGTAACACTACCATCAGGATGAAAGATAAACTCTTTTAGCCCCCCATATGCAGCTATATACTGATCCTGCTTACCAATGGGCCTTCCAAGTATATCTATTTCGATCTGACATGCTTCACGAGCGAGTCTTTCTGCAGTAACTTGTTCTCCTTTATACGCATACAAAGCATTAAGCAACCCAACTATAACGCTACTACTACTTCCTAAACCTGAACCCTCGGAAGGTATATCAGCAAGAGTCGTAATCTCAACCCCTTTTTCTACTCCCGTCGTCCTCATAGCTTCGCGAACTAGATCATGCTTTATCTGTGATACATCCTCTATGATCTCTTTCCGGGAGTAGTTTATATATATCAAGTCATCAAAACGCTCCTTGACTATCACATAAATATACTTATCAATTGCAGTTGATAGAACCTTCCCATCTTCAAGTTTCCAGAAATCCTCCAGGTCAGTCCCACCGCCAACAAACGAAATGCGTAAAGGTGTCTGAGATATAATCATCGTTTACCCTATAGACTTGCGAATGATATTTAATCTCTTCATTCTTTCAACAGAATTTCCCACAACATCATAATTAGGTTTGTACAACTCCAGATACTCCTTATACTCCAATATTGAATCTTCTACAGATCTCTTCGGCTCCCAGCCAAGTCTTCTTAACTTCGATATATCAGACAAAATATGCCGTGTATCACCATATCTATATGAACCATCTCGGATAGGTTCAATACCGGCCTTATACACTCTATCTACCATCTCATAGAACTCATTAATCGTTACAGCCTTCCCACCACCAACATTAAAAACTTGATAGTTAGCTTCATCTTTTTCCATTACCAAGAGATTGGCATCAACTACATCGTGAATATTTACAAAATCCCTAATTTGATTTCCATCTTCAAATATTATAGGAGGCTTCCTTTGATACAGAGAAAGAGAAAATACTCTCATAGCGCCTGAATATGCATTGTAAAACGACTGTCTGGCACCTTGAACTATTGAATACCTTAACGCCACAGAAGGAATACCATATCTTTTACCAAGATTTATACATATGCTCTCCTGAGCATACTTAGACATCGCATATTGATTCTGTGGCTTTATCTTATCTTCAGGAGTAGGTAAATACTGCATATAGCTGCCACAAAAAGGACAGTGATGCTCCCAATCACCTTTTGATAATTGTTCCTCCAGTCTAATATCAGGAATTATCTCTCCATGTTTATTGCATCTATAAAGTCCCTCTCCCAATACTGCTTGCGACGATGCCACTATAACCTTTTTAACAGGCAGTTTTTTTTCAACAATAATCTCATAAATCAATGCCGTACTCACTGCGTTAACATGGAAATATGTACTGAAATCAGGTAAATAATCCTGGTATGCCGCAAAATGAAAAACTATATCAACATCTTCCAGAGCATATTCCATCAATCTCTTATCACGGACATCACCAAAGATAAACTCCGCATCCTGAGGGATATAATCAGGTTTACCCCACATATGGACAGGTTTC
This genomic window from Candidatus Neomarinimicrobiota bacterium contains:
- a CDS encoding ATP-binding protein; this encodes MINISEELFKYNPWWEGEYSLSLIPREKYIRYLESDLKNRDIILITGLRKVGKTSIMKLMISRLLKDVKPEHILYVSLDSIPLEPFSTMEILREYRKIFKIPLEQKVYVFFDEAGCRTNIHQELKNLYDSENVKIFASSSSATILNDTRAMLTGRARLIEIMPLDFREYLQFKSITIKRSQTYLLESYFEEYMKNGGIPEYVLTGDINYLDNLIESVIYKDIVSAFGIRDVGMVKDFCRLIMERVGKLVSINKIARILDISPDTARRYLEYFRKTYLIHLVERKGKLNERIKSPRKIYAADVGIRNLFNGFRDKGAIFENLVYLSIKEKQPFYIYQDGIEIDFYWDDTILEVKYGRNMEDKQKDFFEKYPAKRKLLILTVNDYLDMIGFVVR
- a CDS encoding four helix bundle protein, yielding MNYKSLKVWELADKFAFEVYSITRLFPKHEIFGITSQLRRAALSVPLNIVEGYSRKGDRELARFVNIAIGSLAEAEYLIDFSLRLGYIKNSDFKELEFLKNELSKRLWSFYKRVKEAGWLDG
- a CDS encoding sugar transferase, which produces MPIWVVDVSFVGCRGSAKSLKLMKKRTELDIWYIENWSFLLDLKIIGKTVLQMITFRVPNAY
- a CDS encoding SIS domain-containing protein, whose product is MINFFKDYFQNLCRELDGVDSNVLISIAELICEAKRKGKKVFLIGNGGSAATPSHSAGDWCKELGVRTLCLTDNSTLVTAWANDTSYDNIFVAQLETYLDEGDVVIAYSGSGNSANVLRAIEFAKSRGCVTVGMTGNYNGMEGGKLAEIADIVVIVPSESMERIEDSHLIINHAIKEYIKEKLM
- a CDS encoding GHMP kinase — encoded protein: MIISQTPLRISFVGGGTDLEDFWKLEDGKVLSTAIDKYIYVIVKERFDDLIYINYSRKEIIEDVSQIKHDLVREAMRTTGVEKGVEITTLADIPSEGSGLGSSSSVIVGLLNALYAYKGEQVTAERLAREACQIEIDILGRPIGKQDQYIAAYGGLKEFIFHPDGSVTVKNVNISNGDRRVFGSNILLFFTNMTRKSSFILKDQKKNTRKNFDILRRMRDQVDEFKAVLENGYSFDRAGQILHEAWLLKQKLDNKISNETINDMYMKAINAGALGGKVCGAGGGGFLMLYVPREKQNSVRKALKEYRELPFMLEPDGSKIIFNIKRNYWK
- a CDS encoding NAD-dependent epimerase/dehydratase family protein, whose protein sequence is MKILVTGGAGFIGSHTVDRLLKEGYDVKIVDNLQKPVHMWGKPDYIPQDAEFIFGDVRDKRLMEYALEDVDIVFHFAAYQDYLPDFSTYFHVNAVSTALIYEIIVEKKLPVKKVIVASSQAVLGEGLYRCNKHGEIIPDIRLEEQLSKGDWEHHCPFCGSYMQYLPTPEDKIKPQNQYAMSKYAQESICINLGKRYGIPSVALRYSIVQGARQSFYNAYSGAMRVFSLSLYQRKPPIIFEDGNQIRDFVNIHDVVDANLLVMEKDEANYQVFNVGGGKAVTINEFYEMVDRVYKAGIEPIRDGSYRYGDTRHILSDISKLRRLGWEPKRSVEDSILEYKEYLELYKPNYDVVGNSVERMKRLNIIRKSIG